GGGGGACCACATTTGTTTTAGTGCAAAATGCAATTAATTCCCTCGAACCATTCTCATTTAATGGAATCAGATTTCTGATTGCTGCACTTTTACTAATCTTTTGGCTCATTATTTTCGAAAGAAAACAATTAAAGCAACTCGATAAAAAGATCATTCTTTCTGGTGTTTTTATTGGATTTTGGCTTTTTGTTGGTTATGTAACCCAAACCATTGGCCTCTTATATACTACTTCCTCAAAGGCTGGATTTATTACTGGATTAAACGTTATTTTTGTTCCATTACTTTCAATGTTGTTATTAAAACAAACTTTAAGTAAAAATGTGATTGTAGGTGTAGCTATTGCAACGATCGGTTTATTCTTGCTTACGACCACCGATATATCTGCCTTTAATATCGGGGATGGGTTTGTATTTATTTGCGCAATAGCCTTTGCCATGCAAATCATTTTCACAGGTAAATTTAGTGGTAAATACCCCACATTATTATTAACAGTCATTCAGATTTCAACAGTTTCAATATTATCTATTGTTTCTTCGTTTCTATTTGAAGATTGGAAAAAAATGTTTCAAACTAACATTATACTATCCAAGGAAGTATTTATCGCAATTTTAATCACTGCTATTTTTGCTACTGCACTTGCATTTTTATTGCAAACAAACTTTCAGAAATACACGACCACAACAAGAGTTGCGTTAATTTTCGCGATGGAACCGGTTTTTGCTGCAATTACTGGATACTTTTGGGCTCATGACCGCTTGACCTATAGTGCAATAACTGGCTGTATCCTCATTTTTGCTGGCATGATCTTTGCTGAGGTGCCTGTTAGGAAAATAACGTGGCTTAGAAAAAGTAATATTAAAAATAACTCCCTTTAATGAAGGGAGTTTACTATTTTTTAACGAGATTACATAGCCAACAGTTCTTTCTCTTTAGCAAACTGTATGGCCGCTTTTCTCGTTTTTATTTTGCTTTCGATCAATGTTTCGAGTAGTGCTACATAGAAACTGCCATCAAATCTTTTCTGCGCCTTTAATGTCAGTTCAATTGCAGCATTGGTTATTTCATCGGACGCATTTGTATAATGTCTCCCAAAGTAAATAAAGCCAATTGCATCTCCTTGTAATTGAAAGCCCTTCCCATGTAAAGTATGCAAGTATTCTTCAACCGTCAGAACGAACTCCCCCATCCCTTATCAAACAAGCTATCCTATACCCCTTAAAATTTTAGCTTAAAAAAAGGCAATTTTCTATCACTTTTTGATAATAAATATCCAATCATCCCAGTACATACCCCAAGTATTGCTCCCCCAATTACTTCTTCAGGCTTGTGGCCAAGCATTTCTTTTAGCTTTTTCGGTGATTTTTCCTTAAACTCAATACCCTTATCATTACGAATTTGGGTCATAAGTTCATCAAGCGAATTTACTTTTAAAGTTAATTCACCAGTTTGACGGCGGATCCCCTGTGCATCATACATAACAATTAGCCCATAAATGAAGGAAAGAGCAAAATCAAAAGTAGGAACCCCTTGCTTTAATGCGATGTACGTTGTAAGTGAAGACACCCCCGCAGAGTGGGAGCTTGGCATCCCTCCTGTTTCAAAGAATAATTCAGGTCGCCATTCCTTTTGTTTATAGTAATGAATTGGGATTTTCATTCCTTGTGCAAGTCCAATACTTACTAATGCTATATAAACACCTTTATTCATCCACCTTCACCTCTTTTACTATTGTGAAGAAAGATGTGTTATATTATTCCCCTTGGAAATACTATAGGCATTGGAGGTGATAACTGTGAGTAAAAAAAATAACAAGAATCGCGGTGTCAAGGCTCCTGGGGTCAATCCCCAAGGCTATGGGCAGGATGCAGAATTTTCCGAGGAACCAAAAAGTAAATTAGAAAATTTAGCGAAGAAAAACAATAAAAAATAACAAAAGGCATCTTGATGCCTTTTGTCGACAATCTGTGTGGTTGTCCCAAAAATGGGGCAGCCACTTATTTTTTAGGAAACAAAGAGTTCTTCAAACGGAAGCAAGCGGTGCATTCCACGAAGCTCTAATTCCGTAAATTTATCAATAACCTTTTCCTTTTGCACATTAATTTTAGCATCATCAAGCGAACAGTTTACGGGAACATCGCATTTTATTTCAGCTAGCATTCTTGACAAATGTAGCATTTCTAAATCCTGCTCTATTTTTGTCTTAATTGATTTTGAAAGATTATTTAAATTAGCCATAATGCCCTCAATATGTTCATATTCCTGCAAAAGCTTAAGAGCAGTTTTTTCACCAATTCCTTTTACGCCTGGATAATTATCACTTGTATCTCCCATTAATGCTTTTAAATCAATCATTTGCTGAGGATTAATTCCTTTTTCCTCTAAAAAAGTTACTGGAGTATGAACAAGATAATTACCATAGCCTTTTTTAAGCAAAATAACTGAGACATTATCATCAAGAAGCTGTAAAATATCCTGATCCCCTGTTAAGATAGAGACATTTGCAACATCCTTTATCTTTGTAGCAATGGTTCCAATGCAATCATCTGCTTCAAATCCATGAATCCCAATATTCGGGATATCCAAAGAAGCCACTACCTCTTTCACAATATCAAACTGAGGGATTAATTCATCTGGAGCAGCTGATCGATTTGCTTTATAACCATCATAAAGTTCTGTTCTAAACGTTTTGCTACCCATATCCCAGCAAACAACAAGATGTGTTGGTTTGAAGGTCGAAACTGCCGTCATTAAGTGCTTAATGAAACCATGGATTCCATTAGTGGGAATCCCCTTTGAATTTATCATAAATTGTCCTGACACAGCCGTAGCATAAAATGCACGGAACAATAGGGCCATACCATCTACAAGCATTAGAGAAGGTTTTTGATTTTGCACTTCTGTCGTCTCCCCTTTTGAAATGCGTCTTTTATTTTTTACACTTTTCCCATTATAGCATAGGGGGAGTCCTAATAATTATTTAATTTCATTTTCCTCATACGATATCCAGTCACTAAAGCTTCCAATATAAAGTTTAACATTCTGATACCCTGCTTCTTTTAAAGCCAAGTAATTAGGAGTAGCTGTTACTCCTGAACCACAATATACAATAATTTGTTTTGAAGGATCAACATCTGCAAATCTTTTTTGTTGTTCGTTTGCTTGCCTAAATAATCCGCTCTTTAATCCCTCAAACCAAGGCTTGTTGATTGCCTTTGGGATATGTCCTGCCTTTTTATCAATTGGTTCTTCAATTCCTAAAAATCTTTTTTCCTCGCGTGAATCAATTAATATACCAGATTCTAATTGACCATAGATAACTTCTTTTACATCCTCCATTGAAGCAATTATTTCTTTCTGTAAACGGATGGAAAAATTCGTACTTTCATTACTAGAAATTTCTGCTGTAATTGGATAGTTCGCATCCTTCCATTCTTTAAAGCCTCCATCAAGAATGAAAACTTGTTCATGTCCTAAGTACTGTAACATCCACCAAAATCGTGCAGCAAATGCACTTTCGCCGTTATCGTATGCGATAATAATAGTTTTGTCATCAATTCCTGCACTTTCCAATTTCCCAACAAATTCTTCTATGTTAGGAAGAGGATGACGCCCTCCATGTATGCTAGCGGGCTTTGATAAATCCTTTTCAAGATCAAAAAAAACAGCACCAGGAAGATGACTTTCCAAATAAGCTTCCTTCCCTTTATTAGGCTCTGCTAACGAAAACCTACAATCGATGATTTTTATATTCTTTTCAGGTAATTTTTTTAACAGCCACTCTTTATCCTTCACATACTTCATGCTTTATCACCCTTTACTTATTTGTAATCAAATGTCTAATAGATCCCATAGCCAGTGTTCGAGCTGGTCTAAAGATGGCTGGATTTTGGGAAGAACCATGCTTTCATTCAGCTCTGCTACTGATAGGAAACGTATCATTTCATTTATTTCGGTATTTGTTAAGAGAATTTGTTTCCTTTTCGCTTCAGTTAATGTCTGATAGGCGTCACCTATTCCCGATTGATTAAGGACGTTATCAATATAATCATAAGGAGAAAAAATTGATTTTGATTTAATTAAACCTGTACAAATCAAATCTGCTCTGACGGCCTGAATGAGTTGTTTTTGTTTCTTAAAGTTAAATTCTCCTTTGACCAATTCTTTTACATTCCGTTTTTTTACAGAGCTGTAATGTTTATATAATGAGAATGGAGAGTAATTGGTGGATATAAATTGTTTTAATTGATTAGAAAATTGATTACTCTCCATATAAACATGGGGCGAAAAGGCCCACTCATAAATACTAGGATTAGACTTTAGAATAAGATCACATACTTTGAAAAGATCAAAGCCGGTCACATCGATTGGGGATTGGAATTCAAGTACATCTGGAATCTTTCGTAATGATAGATACTTTCTTACATTCCTATACCGATAAATAAAGCGAATATCAAAATCGGATTCATCCGTTTGAATTCCCCAAGCTCTACTCCCAGCTTCACATGCAAAAAGAATTTGAATTCCAAATTCATCCTCCATACCCACTAACCAATCTCTCATATCCTTTTCATCCTTTTATCAAAATTCTTCTAGAGTTTGCTGAATTTCGATTAGTTGCTCGATTGAAACACCACCATCTAAAGTAGAAAGCAAGCTTACATAATAGTCTTCCACTTGCTCTACCATTTGCCTTAAAAGACGGGTGAATTCTCCATTTAATATATCAACATAGTAACTATTTACCCGCTCTTGTTCAAATTTTGAATATTCTTCCGCAGGTATTGCTAAAGCATTATATAACTCTTCACTCATGATTCTTTTCTCATTTCTTTCAAAAAAGGATTTTGGATTTTTAAAGGTTGACATAGCTTTTTGAAATAATTGCTTAT
The Neobacillus sp. PS3-40 genome window above contains:
- the sspL gene encoding small, acid-soluble spore protein L, with protein sequence MSKKNNKNRGVKAPGVNPQGYGQDAEFSEEPKSKLENLAKKNNKK
- a CDS encoding sulfurtransferase, which codes for MKYVKDKEWLLKKLPEKNIKIIDCRFSLAEPNKGKEAYLESHLPGAVFFDLEKDLSKPASIHGGRHPLPNIEEFVGKLESAGIDDKTIIIAYDNGESAFAARFWWMLQYLGHEQVFILDGGFKEWKDANYPITAEISSNESTNFSIRLQKEIIASMEDVKEVIYGQLESGILIDSREEKRFLGIEEPIDKKAGHIPKAINKPWFEGLKSGLFRQANEQQKRFADVDPSKQIIVYCGSGVTATPNYLALKEAGYQNVKLYIGSFSDWISYEENEIK
- a CDS encoding DUF6123 family protein, which translates into the protein MGEFVLTVEEYLHTLHGKGFQLQGDAIGFIYFGRHYTNASDEITNAAIELTLKAQKRFDGSFYVALLETLIESKIKTRKAAIQFAKEKELLAM
- a CDS encoding DNA polymerase beta superfamily protein, with amino-acid sequence MRDWLVGMEDEFGIQILFACEAGSRAWGIQTDESDFDIRFIYRYRNVRKYLSLRKIPDVLEFQSPIDVTGFDLFKVCDLILKSNPSIYEWAFSPHVYMESNQFSNQLKQFISTNYSPFSLYKHYSSVKKRNVKELVKGEFNFKKQKQLIQAVRADLICTGLIKSKSIFSPYDYIDNVLNQSGIGDAYQTLTEAKRKQILLTNTEINEMIRFLSVAELNESMVLPKIQPSLDQLEHWLWDLLDI
- a CDS encoding divergent PAP2 family protein; translated protein: MNKGVYIALVSIGLAQGMKIPIHYYKQKEWRPELFFETGGMPSSHSAGVSSLTTYIALKQGVPTFDFALSFIYGLIVMYDAQGIRRQTGELTLKVNSLDELMTQIRNDKGIEFKEKSPKKLKEMLGHKPEEVIGGAILGVCTGMIGYLLSKSDRKLPFFKLKF
- a CDS encoding DMT family transporter, with amino-acid sequence MNKFADMSLLFVTFIWGTTFVLVQNAINSLEPFSFNGIRFLIAALLLIFWLIIFERKQLKQLDKKIILSGVFIGFWLFVGYVTQTIGLLYTTSSKAGFITGLNVIFVPLLSMLLLKQTLSKNVIVGVAIATIGLFLLTTTDISAFNIGDGFVFICAIAFAMQIIFTGKFSGKYPTLLLTVIQISTVSILSIVSSFLFEDWKKMFQTNIILSKEVFIAILITAIFATALAFLLQTNFQKYTTTTRVALIFAMEPVFAAITGYFWAHDRLTYSAITGCILIFAGMIFAEVPVRKITWLRKSNIKNNSL
- a CDS encoding 5'-3' exonuclease, which produces MQNQKPSLMLVDGMALLFRAFYATAVSGQFMINSKGIPTNGIHGFIKHLMTAVSTFKPTHLVVCWDMGSKTFRTELYDGYKANRSAAPDELIPQFDIVKEVVASLDIPNIGIHGFEADDCIGTIATKIKDVANVSILTGDQDILQLLDDNVSVILLKKGYGNYLVHTPVTFLEEKGINPQQMIDLKALMGDTSDNYPGVKGIGEKTALKLLQEYEHIEGIMANLNNLSKSIKTKIEQDLEMLHLSRMLAEIKCDVPVNCSLDDAKINVQKEKVIDKFTELELRGMHRLLPFEELFVS